A window of Clostridia bacterium contains these coding sequences:
- a CDS encoding DUF72 domain-containing protein produces MTEPQQQNAPKVLVGTAGWSYKDWEGIVYPASLKKAQHPVEYLAQYFDVIEINTSFYGHIKPELGLLWCRKAKAVNPGFMFTAKLNKAFTHSPIAVVQATSAATIRPTDDDEKLAKEGLDALCSEGMLGGLLAQFPISFKNTNENRDYLENVLWRFRQYPTVVEVRHSSWNNEGTLRYFGQKGVAFCNIDQPVLGKSIAPTEHVTAPLAYVRLHGRNYEEWFSDRGDTASQGRSTQRRDERYNYLYSEHELRSWKRHIDNIAKRAQITFVVTNNHFEGKAAVNALQLKHMITERAVKVPETLMKHYWELEQISDEASARLL; encoded by the coding sequence ATGACGGAGCCGCAACAACAGAACGCGCCAAAGGTCCTCGTTGGGACCGCCGGTTGGTCCTACAAGGACTGGGAGGGAATCGTTTATCCCGCGTCGCTAAAGAAGGCTCAGCACCCCGTGGAGTACCTCGCGCAATACTTCGACGTCATCGAGATCAACACCTCGTTCTACGGTCACATCAAGCCCGAACTCGGATTGCTCTGGTGCCGCAAGGCGAAAGCCGTAAATCCGGGGTTCATGTTTACGGCCAAGTTGAACAAGGCGTTTACGCACTCGCCGATCGCCGTCGTGCAAGCGACCTCGGCGGCCACGATCCGTCCGACCGATGATGACGAGAAGCTGGCGAAAGAAGGTCTGGACGCGCTGTGTAGCGAGGGAATGCTCGGCGGGCTTCTCGCGCAGTTTCCCATTTCATTCAAGAACACCAACGAAAATCGCGACTATCTTGAGAACGTATTATGGCGATTCCGGCAGTATCCCACTGTCGTCGAGGTCCGCCACTCGAGTTGGAACAATGAAGGCACTCTGCGGTACTTCGGACAGAAGGGCGTCGCCTTCTGCAACATAGACCAACCAGTCCTCGGCAAGTCGATTGCCCCAACAGAACACGTTACGGCCCCACTGGCCTATGTGCGACTGCACGGCCGCAATTACGAAGAGTGGTTCAGTGACAGAGGTGACACCGCGTCTCAAGGCCGCAGCACGCAGCGCAGAGATGAACGCTACAACTACCTTTATTCGGAACATGAACTGCGCAGTTGGAAGCGCCACATCGACAACATCGCTAAAAGAGCGCAGATCACGTTTGTCGTGACCAACAATCACTTCGAAGGCAAGGCTGCCGTCAACGCGCTCCAGTTGAAACACATGATTACCGAGCGCGCCGTGAAGGTTCCCGAAACGCTGATGAAGCACTATTGGGAGCTGGAGCAAATTTCGGACGAGGCTAGTGCGCGTTTGCTCTAG
- a CDS encoding CAP domain-containing protein yields the protein MLLSLFLCCTALAQQYDRSSEQELVRLVNEERAKAGLGTLETDDRLTQVARQHSELMAEKNALSHQFGGEPNVLRRIASTTLRFNSSGENVAFDATARRAHVGLMNSPPHRANIMRSGFNVIGVGVVRKGDLIYVTQNFAHRLPEISIVEAEQIIAKAFASLRKSAGANTLPQRRNPELRKIACDMANDDRLNASALRGIDGVRNMVVYTATELDKLPSSAQKLREEQASGYSVGACFAKSASYPNAVYWVALVTYF from the coding sequence TTGCTTCTATCGTTGTTTCTTTGTTGCACCGCGCTGGCGCAGCAGTATGACCGCTCGTCCGAGCAGGAACTTGTGCGCCTGGTGAACGAGGAACGTGCAAAGGCCGGGCTCGGCACGCTGGAAACGGACGACCGGCTGACGCAAGTGGCGCGGCAACACTCCGAGCTCATGGCAGAGAAGAACGCGCTCTCACACCAGTTTGGGGGCGAGCCTAATGTGCTGCGACGGATTGCCAGCACGACCCTGCGGTTCAATTCCAGTGGCGAGAATGTCGCTTTCGACGCTACCGCTCGCCGGGCGCACGTGGGACTTATGAACTCGCCCCCGCATCGCGCAAATATCATGCGATCCGGCTTCAATGTGATTGGGGTCGGTGTGGTGCGCAAAGGCGACCTGATTTACGTGACGCAGAATTTTGCACATCGCCTGCCGGAAATCTCCATCGTCGAAGCGGAACAGATAATCGCGAAGGCCTTCGCCAGTTTGCGCAAGAGCGCTGGGGCAAACACGTTGCCGCAACGCCGGAATCCGGAGTTGCGCAAGATAGCCTGCGATATGGCCAACGATGACCGGCTGAATGCGAGTGCGCTGCGCGGCATTGACGGAGTGCGCAACATGGTCGTGTACACCGCAACCGAGCTGGACAAATTGCCTTCGAGCGCACAGAAGCTTCGTGAAGAACAAGCCAGCGGGTACTCCGTCGGAGCCTGCTTCGCGAAGAGCGCCAGCTATCCCAATGCAGTGTACTGGGTGGCATTGGTTACATACTTTTAA
- the rmuC gene encoding DNA recombination protein RmuC — protein MMNTAIIALFSLGLGSLFTWLFSRSRAGMLAARGSALEQELAAARQDAVSARRDVDLRTGEKAGLQAEVARLEERLEQERRSAAEKLDLVTKASEELRNAFGILANNALKSNNTQFLELAKESLAQFQADAKGELELKRQAVENLVKPIADSLAKVDTQIQTIEKERVNAYGTLSEQVRSLIGTQEKLQSETGNLVKALRAPHVRGRWGEIQLRRVVEIAGMLPYCDFVEQASVVTADGRLRPDLIVRLPGGKNIVVDAKAPLQAYLDAYEVQDDDLRRKHLLEHAGQIRGHMTKLSAKRYQEQFEPTPEFVVMFLPGEIFFSAALENDPGLIEEGVNQGVIPASPTTLIALLRAVAYGWRQETLAESAQHISDLGRDLYERLRSMAEHMQNVGKGLDRAVDSYNKAVGSMESRVLVTARKFAELGTSIKEEIPELSPLDKSARTLQVSNGDAPELANKAKA, from the coding sequence ATGATGAACACTGCCATTATCGCTTTATTTTCACTCGGCTTAGGAAGCCTATTTACATGGCTCTTCTCGCGCTCGCGCGCTGGGATGCTTGCGGCTCGCGGCAGCGCCCTGGAACAGGAGCTCGCGGCGGCTCGTCAGGATGCAGTTTCTGCCAGGCGCGACGTCGATCTCCGTACGGGCGAGAAAGCCGGCTTGCAGGCCGAGGTCGCTCGCCTGGAAGAACGCCTTGAGCAGGAGCGCCGGTCCGCGGCCGAGAAACTGGACCTGGTCACCAAGGCTTCGGAAGAACTGCGCAACGCCTTTGGCATCTTGGCGAATAATGCGCTCAAAAGCAATAACACGCAATTTCTCGAACTCGCCAAGGAATCTCTGGCGCAGTTCCAGGCTGATGCCAAAGGCGAACTGGAGCTGAAGCGGCAGGCTGTTGAGAACCTTGTAAAACCGATTGCCGACTCTCTTGCCAAGGTGGACACGCAAATCCAGACGATCGAGAAAGAGCGCGTGAACGCCTACGGCACTCTGAGCGAGCAGGTTCGGTCGCTGATCGGAACGCAAGAAAAGCTTCAGTCCGAGACCGGCAACCTGGTGAAAGCCCTTCGTGCGCCGCACGTGCGCGGACGCTGGGGAGAGATTCAACTGCGCAGGGTCGTCGAGATCGCGGGCATGCTTCCCTACTGCGACTTCGTCGAGCAAGCGTCCGTTGTGACCGCCGATGGCCGTCTCCGTCCTGATCTGATTGTCCGGCTGCCAGGAGGTAAGAACATCGTGGTGGACGCCAAGGCCCCGCTGCAAGCCTACCTGGATGCCTACGAGGTGCAGGACGACGATTTGCGCCGCAAGCACCTGCTGGAACACGCCGGCCAGATCCGCGGCCACATGACGAAGTTGAGCGCGAAACGCTACCAGGAACAGTTCGAGCCAACGCCCGAATTCGTCGTGATGTTCCTTCCGGGAGAGATATTTTTCAGCGCCGCACTCGAGAACGATCCGGGCTTGATCGAAGAGGGCGTCAACCAGGGCGTTATCCCCGCTTCCCCGACTACTCTGATTGCGCTGCTGCGAGCCGTTGCATATGGGTGGCGACAGGAAACACTAGCGGAAAGTGCGCAGCATATCAGCGACCTTGGCCGCGACCTGTACGAACGTCTGCGCTCGATGGCTGAGCACATGCAAAACGTTGGAAAAGGACTCGATCGCGCGGTGGACTCGTACAACAAGGCAGTGGGTTCGATGGAATCGCGTGTACTGGTGACGGCACGCAAGTTCGCGGAACTTGGAACATCGATTAAGGAAGAGATCCCCGAGCTTTCGCCGCTGGATAAGAGCGCCCGAACTCTGCAAGTTTCAAATGGCGATGCGCCCGAATTGGCCAACAAAGCAAAAGCCTAG
- a CDS encoding ABC transporter permease produces the protein MTTAPSVLSNASLLGRRNPLAAVGVVLVLVFVACALFAPWLAPQDPANIDLPARLTGPSAAHWFGTDELGRDIFSRIIFGARISMLVGVSVVAGSLLLGTVVGSLAGYYGGRLDRFVNVIVMNAFLSFPGILLAIAFVAFLGPGLINLILALIIGGWVGYARLVRAQVLAAREREYVEAARALGAGDLRVIVRHILPNIMQPVIVQAAIGMAGAVLAEATMSFLGLGVPPPTASWGSMLNDGRSHLFDAPHLVLFPALAVMLAVLSFNFIGDALRDYLDPRSRIEVGL, from the coding sequence ATGACGACCGCTCCCAGTGTCCTCAGCAACGCATCTTTGCTCGGCAGGCGAAACCCGCTCGCTGCAGTCGGCGTCGTGCTGGTTCTGGTCTTCGTTGCTTGCGCGTTGTTCGCACCATGGCTGGCGCCGCAGGATCCTGCGAACATCGATTTGCCGGCACGGCTGACCGGACCTTCCGCCGCACACTGGTTCGGCACGGACGAACTTGGGCGCGACATCTTTTCCCGCATCATCTTTGGCGCTCGAATTTCAATGCTGGTGGGCGTAAGCGTCGTTGCAGGCTCGCTGCTGCTGGGAACTGTCGTCGGCTCTCTCGCGGGCTACTACGGCGGGCGGCTGGATCGTTTCGTCAACGTAATCGTCATGAACGCCTTCCTCTCATTCCCCGGAATTCTGCTGGCGATTGCGTTTGTGGCATTCCTTGGGCCCGGCCTGATCAATCTGATTTTGGCGCTCATTATAGGCGGATGGGTTGGCTACGCTCGCCTGGTGCGTGCGCAAGTGCTGGCCGCGCGCGAGCGCGAGTACGTGGAAGCCGCACGTGCGCTAGGCGCCGGAGACCTGCGTGTTATCGTGCGCCACATCCTGCCCAATATCATGCAGCCGGTCATCGTGCAGGCGGCGATTGGAATGGCCGGCGCTGTGCTCGCAGAAGCGACCATGAGTTTCCTCGGGCTCGGCGTGCCGCCCCCGACCGCAAGTTGGGGTTCCATGCTGAACGACGGTCGTTCGCACCTCTTCGACGCACCGCATCTCGTGCTCTTCCCGGCACTGGCCGTCATGCTGGCCGTGCTCTCATTCAACTTCATCGGTGACGCCTTGCGCGATTACCTGGACCCGCGCTCGCGAATCGAAGTTGGGCTGTAA
- a CDS encoding DUF4412 domain-containing protein: MKRFVLLLVLAISTTAFAGVTFTSTSQTEQNGKTSKTRVKASVSGQNARIEFLENEDDPIFTPGRYLLSRDGGKTMYLVDPAQKTLSPIDFTEITKEMTATMQRLNVKASVGAPKMTKVLDLPGKPVAGLATRHYRYQTQYTTTLEVLGQKTGIETAVTDDLWTTKALVDPALGVWLRKEAVSTGDANADALLKSEMSKASGFPVKRVTVTTTSDDHGHKSTSTTSMEILEAQVTAVPASAFVTPADYRQVPLPVPDDADDEHESHTH, translated from the coding sequence ATGAAAAGGTTCGTCCTGCTGCTCGTTTTGGCTATTTCCACAACGGCTTTCGCCGGAGTCACGTTCACGTCTACCAGTCAGACTGAGCAGAATGGCAAGACATCGAAGACGCGGGTAAAAGCGTCTGTGAGCGGTCAGAATGCTCGAATCGAGTTTCTCGAGAATGAGGACGATCCGATTTTCACTCCCGGCCGTTACCTGCTGTCGCGTGACGGAGGAAAGACTATGTACCTCGTTGATCCTGCGCAGAAGACGCTTTCGCCAATTGACTTCACGGAGATAACGAAGGAAATGACGGCGACCATGCAGCGTCTGAACGTCAAGGCCAGCGTGGGCGCGCCGAAGATGACAAAAGTTCTCGACCTGCCGGGCAAACCGGTCGCCGGCCTGGCAACACGCCACTATCGCTACCAGACCCAGTACACGACTACGCTGGAAGTCTTGGGCCAGAAGACAGGAATTGAGACCGCTGTCACCGACGACCTGTGGACAACCAAGGCCCTCGTCGATCCAGCTCTCGGCGTGTGGCTGCGCAAGGAAGCCGTCTCCACCGGAGATGCGAACGCCGATGCCCTGCTTAAGTCTGAGATGTCGAAAGCCAGCGGCTTCCCCGTTAAGCGCGTGACGGTCACTACGACGAGCGACGATCACGGCCACAAGAGCACGAGCACTACCTCGATGGAGATACTTGAGGCGCAAGTGACGGCCGTTCCCGCCTCAGCTTTTGTTACTCCGGCTGATTACCGCCAGGTACCGTTGCCGGTGCCGGACGACGCAGACGACGAGCATGAGTCGCACACGCACTAA
- the nikB gene encoding nickel ABC transporter permease, which produces MLRYISTRLLYMLPVIWLVVSVVFLLIHFVPGDPIQQMLGEGAASADIEATRHAYGLDVPIGQQYVNYWRGVLHGDLGKSLRLNQDVSSIISKAYPSTIALTFAALLVAILLSVPAGVRSALHRNRWDDRALSFVSLLGLSFPNFALGPILILFFAIKLGWLPVSGAGTWAHLVLPAFTLGGALAAILTRMVRTSMLEELGQDYIRTARAKGLPERTVVYRHALRNAMIPIVTVLGLQFGALLAGAIVTETIFSWPGIGRLTIQAITNRDYYLVQGCILCIGLTYVFVNFITDTLYSALNPRIRQ; this is translated from the coding sequence ATGTTGCGTTACATCTCAACTCGATTGCTATACATGTTGCCCGTCATCTGGCTGGTGGTCAGCGTCGTTTTTCTGCTCATACACTTCGTACCGGGCGACCCTATCCAGCAGATGTTGGGAGAGGGCGCGGCCAGCGCTGATATCGAAGCCACACGCCACGCCTACGGACTCGACGTTCCAATAGGGCAGCAGTACGTGAATTACTGGAGGGGCGTGCTGCACGGCGATCTTGGGAAGTCGCTCAGGCTGAACCAGGACGTGAGTAGCATCATCAGCAAGGCGTATCCATCCACCATCGCACTGACTTTCGCGGCGCTGCTGGTCGCCATTTTGCTGTCGGTTCCGGCGGGGGTCCGTTCGGCGCTCCATCGCAACCGATGGGATGACCGCGCCTTGAGCTTCGTGAGCCTGCTGGGATTGTCGTTTCCGAACTTCGCCCTCGGGCCGATCCTCATCCTGTTCTTCGCAATCAAGCTAGGATGGCTACCCGTTTCCGGCGCAGGCACCTGGGCGCATCTTGTGCTGCCCGCCTTCACGCTTGGCGGAGCGTTGGCTGCCATTCTTACCCGAATGGTCCGCACATCCATGTTGGAAGAGCTAGGGCAGGACTACATCAGAACGGCGCGCGCCAAGGGACTTCCAGAGCGCACCGTCGTCTATCGACACGCGCTGCGCAACGCGATGATTCCGATCGTGACCGTGCTGGGCTTGCAGTTCGGTGCGCTCCTGGCTGGCGCAATTGTCACCGAGACCATCTTCTCGTGGCCCGGGATCGGCCGTCTTACCATCCAGGCCATTACCAATCGCGACTACTACCTCGTGCAGGGTTGCATCCTCTGTATCGGTCTTACGTATGTCTTCGTCAACTTTATTACCGATACGCTGTACTCCGCCCTGAACCCCCGCATCCGTCAGTAG
- a CDS encoding hemolysin family protein has translation MVTFALLRVIAVFLLVAANAFFVAAEFALVSVRDTRIQQLIDARRIGARTVQKLHRHLDEVLNGVQFGITIASLALGWVGESAMAHLLEPLLARLPYAAVYSHAIGITIAFALITYLHVILGEVVPKSIALQKAERVALAVAAPMDVFMTISRPALVVMNASSRVVLKLFGTHEIREGGVHSPEELKMVVTASRRFGLIPLLQEEMIHRALDLENVTVREVMVPRPDIFSLPGDMTLDEALRLVVEEQHSRIPVYDPERGPEYIIGVLYSKDLMRWMQFRMAREASDELVRKPTTLRVRHIMRDALVVPETKDLPDLLLEFKKRKRHLAVVVDEFGTTAGVVTVEDVLEQLVGEIEDEFDVAPAALVPGATSMVLDGATNIRDLETQYHLKLPRDQGFETLAGFVLTQLQRIPKTGDSFEYEGRRYTVLEMDGNRVESVNIELLKPVANQQA, from the coding sequence ATGGTCACGTTCGCGCTGCTCCGGGTTATCGCCGTCTTTCTGCTCGTTGCAGCCAATGCTTTCTTTGTCGCCGCTGAATTCGCGCTTGTCAGCGTTCGAGACACGCGCATTCAGCAACTCATAGATGCCCGCCGCATTGGTGCGCGGACGGTGCAAAAGCTGCATCGGCACCTGGATGAGGTATTGAACGGCGTACAGTTCGGCATCACCATCGCCAGCCTTGCGCTTGGCTGGGTCGGCGAATCGGCGATGGCTCATTTGCTGGAGCCGCTCCTGGCTCGGCTGCCTTACGCCGCTGTGTACTCGCACGCGATCGGGATAACGATTGCTTTCGCACTTATCACCTATTTGCACGTAATCCTCGGCGAGGTTGTCCCCAAGTCGATTGCGCTTCAGAAAGCGGAGCGCGTAGCGCTTGCCGTGGCAGCGCCAATGGATGTCTTCATGACCATCTCCCGTCCGGCCCTGGTTGTGATGAATGCTTCCTCAAGAGTCGTGCTCAAATTGTTTGGCACTCACGAGATACGCGAAGGCGGCGTGCACTCGCCGGAAGAACTGAAGATGGTTGTAACTGCCAGCCGTCGCTTCGGACTCATTCCCCTTTTACAGGAGGAGATGATCCATCGGGCGCTCGACTTGGAGAATGTAACGGTTCGCGAAGTCATGGTTCCGCGACCTGACATTTTTTCATTACCGGGAGACATGACGCTCGACGAGGCCCTGCGCCTCGTTGTCGAGGAGCAGCACTCACGCATTCCCGTGTACGACCCAGAGCGCGGCCCCGAGTACATTATCGGTGTCCTTTATTCCAAGGACTTGATGCGCTGGATGCAGTTCCGCATGGCGCGTGAAGCCAGCGATGAACTGGTGCGCAAGCCCACGACGTTGCGCGTTCGCCACATCATGCGTGACGCGCTGGTTGTGCCCGAGACCAAAGATTTGCCGGACTTGCTGCTGGAATTCAAGAAGCGCAAGCGTCACCTCGCCGTTGTTGTGGACGAATTCGGAACCACCGCCGGCGTAGTTACCGTCGAGGACGTTCTCGAACAGCTTGTCGGCGAAATCGAAGATGAGTTCGATGTAGCGCCAGCGGCGCTCGTGCCCGGTGCTACGTCCATGGTGCTGGATGGCGCAACCAACATCCGCGACCTTGAGACGCAGTATCACCTCAAGCTGCCGCGAGATCAGGGATTCGAGACTCTCGCCGGCTTCGTGCTCACCCAGTTGCAGAGGATCCCGAAAACCGGCGATTCCTTCGAGTACGAAGGCCGCCGCTACACCGTGCTGGAGATGGATGGCAATCGCGTGGAGAGCGTGAATATCGAGTTGCTCAAGCCCGTTGCGAACCAACAAGCCTGA
- a CDS encoding efflux RND transporter periplasmic adaptor subunit produces MANGNGKNKRKKRWMVGVVVVLILIVVVGVVAAKSGGTKLDPSKLAKVERGDLAKSVVATGKVEPITKVEIKSKASGIVKKLLVDAGDQVKTGQVLAELDKEEIQARVRSQKAQLEASQSNLHAAQAEFERSKVDAEGPDVPLLKRAYERARKMADEGVLSQAQLDDAQKNFEMASNKQNVSRAQLTVSKAKVAQASAQVQQARATLEQLEEEYRNSTIIAPIDGIILSRNVEMGDAVSSILVMGSAATLVMTLGDVNEVYVKGKVDESDIGKVYLGQPARIKVESFKDKSFTGKVTKISPMGVEKDNVTTFEVRVSITNPGGELKAAMTANAEIILEEHKNVLMVPEGSIMYDRDKHASVEVPDAKGKEGKRKLAVQIGISNGAKTELLAGLKEGDQVILQ; encoded by the coding sequence GTGGCGAACGGTAACGGCAAGAACAAGCGCAAGAAGCGTTGGATGGTCGGGGTCGTGGTCGTCCTCATTCTTATCGTGGTCGTTGGCGTGGTCGCTGCGAAGAGCGGTGGCACTAAACTCGATCCCAGCAAACTGGCGAAAGTGGAACGCGGCGACCTCGCCAAGAGCGTCGTTGCAACCGGAAAGGTCGAGCCAATTACCAAGGTCGAAATCAAGTCCAAGGCTAGCGGCATTGTCAAAAAGCTGTTGGTCGACGCAGGCGACCAGGTCAAGACTGGACAGGTCCTCGCGGAACTCGACAAAGAAGAAATCCAGGCTCGCGTTCGCTCGCAGAAGGCGCAACTGGAAGCTTCGCAGTCAAACCTGCACGCAGCCCAGGCCGAATTCGAACGTTCCAAGGTGGACGCCGAAGGACCAGACGTTCCCTTGCTGAAGCGGGCATATGAGCGCGCCCGCAAGATGGCTGACGAAGGCGTGCTCTCGCAGGCGCAACTCGACGACGCCCAGAAGAATTTCGAGATGGCCAGCAACAAGCAGAACGTCTCCCGTGCGCAACTGACGGTGAGCAAGGCGAAGGTCGCCCAGGCGTCTGCGCAGGTGCAGCAGGCGCGCGCCACACTGGAGCAGCTTGAAGAGGAGTACCGCAATTCCACCATCATCGCGCCGATCGACGGCATTATCCTGTCGCGCAACGTAGAGATGGGTGACGCAGTCAGCTCGATCCTGGTGATGGGCTCCGCGGCAACGCTGGTCATGACGCTCGGCGACGTCAACGAGGTTTACGTGAAGGGCAAAGTTGACGAGAGCGACATCGGCAAGGTCTATCTCGGCCAGCCCGCGCGAATCAAGGTCGAGTCTTTCAAAGACAAGAGCTTTACCGGCAAGGTCACGAAGATTTCCCCGATGGGTGTGGAAAAGGACAACGTCACTACGTTCGAAGTGCGTGTTTCGATCACCAATCCCGGGGGCGAGTTGAAGGCGGCCATGACTGCAAATGCCGAGATCATCCTGGAAGAGCACAAGAATGTGCTGATGGTACCGGAAGGCTCCATCATGTACGACCGCGATAAGCACGCTTCTGTGGAAGTACCGGATGCAAAGGGCAAAGAAGGCAAGCGAAAGCTAGCGGTGCAGATCGGAATCTCCAACGGCGCCAAGACCGAGTTGCTCGCGGGGCTCAAGGAAGGCGATCAGGTCATCCTGCAATAA
- a CDS encoding SAM-dependent chlorinase/fluorinase, with the protein MAQQRLITLTTDFGHNDHFVGTMKGVILNINHAAHIIDICNSLQSYDVLDGALTIAQAYSYFPSNSVHMVIVDPGVGTNRRPLLVRTERHLFLAPDNGVLSMVYEREERISVRHITAEHYFLQPVSNTFHARDIFAPVAAWLSKGVDISKFGDEVSDYVRFAAPKPRRLNDRILKGVVLKVDKFGNLITNITASDVPEVFQAEAPEFKILVGKSETSRMRTAYAQGAPGDLFGILGSMGYLEIAANRAAAAQVAQATKGSDVAVVFTEAQWEMPAQAPAV; encoded by the coding sequence TTGGCCCAACAACGCCTGATCACGCTCACGACCGACTTCGGCCACAACGACCATTTTGTCGGCACGATGAAGGGCGTCATTTTAAATATCAACCACGCGGCGCACATCATCGATATCTGCAACTCTCTGCAGTCGTATGACGTGCTGGATGGTGCTCTCACGATCGCGCAGGCCTACAGCTATTTCCCGTCGAATTCCGTTCACATGGTGATCGTGGATCCCGGAGTCGGTACCAACCGAAGGCCGCTGCTCGTACGTACCGAACGCCACCTTTTCCTGGCACCGGACAACGGAGTGCTTTCAATGGTGTACGAACGCGAAGAGCGCATCAGCGTACGTCACATCACGGCCGAACACTACTTCCTGCAACCGGTCTCGAACACATTCCATGCGCGCGACATCTTCGCGCCGGTCGCGGCATGGCTGAGTAAAGGAGTGGACATCAGCAAGTTCGGAGACGAGGTTAGCGATTACGTGCGCTTCGCTGCGCCAAAGCCGAGGCGCTTGAACGATCGCATACTGAAAGGCGTTGTACTGAAGGTCGATAAGTTCGGGAATCTGATCACCAACATCACCGCCAGCGATGTTCCCGAAGTTTTCCAGGCGGAGGCCCCCGAGTTCAAAATCCTGGTTGGAAAATCGGAAACGTCGCGGATGCGCACAGCCTACGCGCAAGGCGCGCCGGGCGACTTGTTTGGCATTCTCGGCAGCATGGGATACCTGGAGATTGCGGCGAACCGTGCGGCGGCCGCGCAGGTTGCGCAGGCGACGAAGGGCAGCGACGTTGCAGTCGTGTTCACCGAGGCGCAATGGGAGATGCCGGCACAGGCACCGGCGGTCTAG
- a CDS encoding tetratricopeptide repeat protein, with translation MADPSNPAARAEAETHYYDALDLYAEGEHQRAIDAYQRAIASDSTFVDALHGLSRVLQDLERYDEAIDVSRRIAELDPDDVLAHTSLSILYQRTGMIPEAEDEAAKARVLGWKQQLNQNKQQ, from the coding sequence ATGGCTGACCCGTCCAACCCTGCCGCTCGCGCCGAGGCTGAAACCCACTACTACGATGCCCTCGATTTATATGCCGAAGGCGAGCACCAGCGTGCGATCGATGCATACCAGCGCGCAATCGCCAGCGATTCCACCTTCGTTGACGCCCTGCACGGACTATCAAGGGTGTTGCAGGATTTGGAGCGCTACGACGAAGCTATTGACGTGTCCAGGCGCATCGCAGAACTCGACCCCGACGACGTACTCGCGCATACTTCGCTCAGCATCCTTTACCAACGCACGGGCATGATCCCGGAAGCGGAAGACGAAGCGGCCAAGGCGCGCGTGCTCGGCTGGAAGCAGCAACTCAACCAGAATAAGCAGCAATAA